Proteins encoded within one genomic window of Triticum aestivum cultivar Chinese Spring chromosome 2D, IWGSC CS RefSeq v2.1, whole genome shotgun sequence:
- the LOC123052213 gene encoding MFP1 attachment factor 1, with protein sequence MAEDAPNAGAEDIHPAPTEASADAATPPASAEKSSSETLLPSLSIWPPSQRTRDAVVRRVVQTLSAPSVLSQRYGAIPEPEAEGAAAAVEAEAFAAASESAAASPTSLEDGIEVLQAYSKEVSRRLLELAKSRAAAAAATETPAEPSAEESEGSSVTAPPPTEE encoded by the coding sequence ATGGCCGAGGACGCCCCCAACGCCGGCGCTGAGGACATCCACCCCGCGCCTACCGAAGCCTCCGCCGACGCCGCTACACCTCCGGCGTCGGCAGAGAAGTCCTCGTCGGAGACGCTGCTCCCGTCGCTCAGCATCTGGCCGCCGTCGCAGCGCACGCGCGACGCCGTAGTGCGGCGCGTCGTGCAGACCCTGTCCGCGCCCAGCGTCCTCTCCCAGCGCTACGGCGCCATCCCTGAGCCCGAGGCCGAGGGCGCCGCAGCCGCCGTCGAGGCCGAGGCCTTCGCCGCCGCCTcggagtccgccgccgcctcccccaccTCCCTGGAGGACGGGATCGAGGTCCTCCAGGCCTACTCCAAGGAGGTCAGCCGCCGCCTCCTCGAGCTCGCCAAGtcgcgcgccgctgccgccgccgcaacaGAGACCCCCGCGGAACCGAGCGCTGAAGAGTCGGAGGGTTCGTCGGTGACTGCTCCGCCCCCAACGGAGGAGTAA